TTTAACCGTCAGATAGCCCGTGGGAAACGAGCCGAAAAGATAGCCGATTGCCGCCCAAAGCGTCTGTTCCATGCCGCTCTTCTCCTCTTGATGTTTTTATCAGCGTTTCGCCCCAAACAGGGCGCGCCTCACAAAGAAAGCCGCGGAGCTTTCCGAAGTTTTTCATTCCGCAATTCGTTTTCCACAGACGGCGGATTAGCCTCAGTCCTTCGTTTTTTGCCGCCGCACCGCAAAGGCGTCAGCAACCTCCGCCCCCAATCCACGCGGACGGATAAAGATCGGGTTGATGTCCAGAAGTTCGATGTCCGGTTCCGCACAGCCCATCTGTGACAGCGTTACGATCTGCTGCGCCAGCGCCTCCACGTCCATGGGCGTGCCGGACCATTCGCCGGAGATGAGCGGGTACCCTTTGAGGCTCCTGACCATATCCATGGCCGTTTCCAGCGAGACCGGCGCCACGCGCAGCGAAATGTCCTTCATCAAACCGTAATAGGCGCCGCCCAGCGCCACGGCTACGACCGGGCCGAAGAGCGGGTCACGCTTGATGCCGATCATGCATTCGATGCCGTCGGTAACCATTTTCTGAGCCACCACGCCCTGAATCTCCGCTCCGGCATGGACGCGGCTGGTGCGTTCGAGGATGCGCCCGTAGGCGTTGCGCAGCTCTTCCTCGGTGCGCAGGTTCAGCGCCACGGCACGAGCCTGCTGCTTGCTGGCGAACGACGGCGAGACCACCTTCAGCACCAGCGGGAAACCGATGCTGTGCGCCGTTTCCAGTACCTCGGTTACCGAAGTGCACAGACGGTGCGTAACCGTCTTCAGTCCATAAGCATCGACCAGCGCCATGGCGTCGCGCTCGCTCAGCCGCAGCGGGCAGCGGTCGAGGAACGGATGCCGCGCCGGCTTGCAGAGCTCGTTCATCGGGCGGACATCGCGGCCGATGCGCCACAGGGCGGCCAGGGCTTCGGCGACGCGACGCGGGCTGCTGAACAGAGGTACGCCTTCCATGTTCATGCGTCGCACCATTTCGTCAAGCGGGCGCCAGCGACTCAGACAGCAGCAAGCCAGCGTTTTGCCGCCGCGGCGATGCGCCGTCCCCACGGCGCGGGCCAGACGTTCGCCTTGGGCGGCCGTCAGCGAACCGGTAGTGACAAGGATCATGTCGCATTCTTCGCTGGCCTGCAGCGTATCGAGAATCCGATCCAGCGCCCCTTCGCGGTTGAGCGCCTGCTCAGACAGGTCGGCCGGGTTGGCGGCGCTGGCCCAACGAGGCAGCAGGGCCTGGATCTTCCCTCTCAGCACAGGTGAAAATTCGACCACGTCCAGTCCGGCTTCGCGGCACTGGTCACCCTGCATCATCGCCAATCCTTCGGACAGCGCCAGCACCGCCACGCGATTACCCTGCGGCGGCAGCCCCAATGAGGACAACTTGCCGAGATCGACGATCTGTTGCGCGTCGCTCAGCAGCACCACGCCGAACTGGCCGGCCACCGACTCCCACATGATCGAGTCGGTCCAGGCGGCGTCAACATGGCGCCGCGCCAAACGGTCGCGAAACGCCTCGTTCACGCCGCTTCGCAGCACCACCACCGGCAGCCGGCGCTCCGCCGCGCGCGAGGCCATGGCGAGAAAATCGCGCCCCTGCGACAGCGACTCGAAGCTGAGGATCAGCAGCGTCGTCATCGGGTCGCCGATGGCCTCTTCCATGCAGTGCAGCAGTTCGCCGTCGCTGTCGGCGCAGTTGCCGAGGGAAACGACGCGGCGGAAGCGGACCCCCGCTTCTACGGCCATGGCGTAAAGCGAAAACGGCACCGTGCCGCCCTGCGCGATCAGCGTCACATGACGTTCCTGCGGCGGGCTGTCGGGCATTCGCACGGCCGCCGACCAGCACAGCGCCAGCCGCCGTTCCCAGTCGAAAAATCCTTGGCTGCCCGGCCCCAGCGCATGGCCGCCGCCTGCGCGGTATTCTCGCAACAGCCGCCGCTCTTCTTCGCGTTCCAAGCGCGGGCAGCCGATAATCACAAAACCGATCCGCCGCTCGAGGCATTGTTTCAACAGCGGCGCGCAGTTCGTGCAGCCCGGCGAGATCATGACCACGTCGATTTTTTCGTCGGGCCATTCGGCCGCCGCGGCGCTCTCGCGGCACACCGCGAAGAAATCCCCGCGCCCCAGGTCGCTCATCAGCGCCAGCGGGCGCAGATCGGTCCCCGTGCCGTCTCCGTCGCCGACGATCAACAGTCCGCGGTCCCACATAGCGATTCCTCCTTGCGTTCTTCATGACGTGAAGATTATATCCCATCGCCCAAATCCTGTGAAGTTTGCGCCACCGCGGCGCCATCCGCGCCCGACGAATTAAAAAGAGCGCCCCGGCAAAACCGGAACGCTCTTTTTCGCTTGGACTGATGAAACCTTGGTTGAGGGAGAGATTACTTCTTGCCCTTCTTGGCAGCCTTGGGAGCGGGCTTCTTGGCAGCTTTCTTGGCGACGGTGGCGTCGACGGCCTCGCGCAGAAGCTTGCCGGCCTTGAACACAGGTACTTTCTTGGCGGGGATGTGGACAGTCTTGGAAGGATCCTGAGGATTGCGGCCCGTACGAGCGCTGCGCTGACGTACTTCGAAAGTGCCGAAGCCCACGATCTGGACCTTGCCCTGCTTCTGCAGCGTGTCCTTCACGCCTTCGAGCATGGCGGCCACCGCGTTGGCAGCGTCGACCTTCCGAAGATTCGTCTTTTCCCTTACGAACTCAACCAATTCAGCCTTTGTCATTTTTCAGACACCTCCACACAGGATTTGGTACTCAACGATGTGAGTATATCACAGCATTCGCGCCTGACAAGCCCCCCAAGAGCGGATTTCTGCTGATTTCGCGTTCTGAAACGGGCTCCCCCATGGCTTGCGAAAGGGGCATAATACAAATTTTTGCAGTAAAAGCCATTTCTAAAAGCATATACGGCTCTTCCTGATACTGCAAAACGAGAAAATTTCTGCTATGATAAAGAACATCGAAAAAACTTCATTTTTTTTGCTTTTTCATGAAGGAGGACGGTTGCTCATGTATTCAATGGCTCACGTCGGGATTCGCGTGCAGGATCTTCATCGGTCGCTTCGTTTCTATGTCGATGCCCTCGGCGGCATGAAGGACAAGGAGTTCAAAATGCCTTCGGGATCCCATCTGGTCTTCGTCAGGTTTGCGGACTTCTCCGTAGAGCTGATTTACAAGCCCGGTGACGACCGCGTTCCAGGGCGCAATCACTTGGCAATTTCCGTCCCGTCCATGGAAGACGCCCTCCGGCGCCTCGGCGGCTGCGGCTTTGACGCCGGCCCCGTCCGCCCCATGGGGGATCATGCCCGCAACTGTTTTCTCAGTGGCCCCGACGGCGAGATCATTGAACTTTGCGAAGGCAGCCTGTAGCCGCCGACAAAAAATCCCTGTCTCAGCAGACAGGGATTCCGTTATTCGCTCCACCGCGTCATTGCCGTTTTTCGGCCCGCATTTCTCCCATCTCTTCTTCGTAGTTCCGGATCAAACTGCCGACCGTCGTTTCTTCAGCGATTTTATTCACCATGGAATTAAGATTCTGCCAGAAATGGGAAGAAGCGCAAACATGACCGCGCTGATGCGCCAGCTCGCACCCCTCCGGCGTCGTGCACTCGGGAAAGATAATCTGTTCGCCGGCGGCTTTCAGCACTTCGGCAACCGTGATCGTATCAGGATCGCGAACCAATTCATAGCCGCCGCGGGCGCCCCTGTAACTGCGCAGGATCCCGGCGCGGCGCAGTTTGGATACCAACTGCTCCAGATATGTGTCAGAAAGATTCTCGGCCTTGGCCACGTCGCTGACGCTGACCGGCAGCCCGCTCCGGGCCATTTCGGAGATGGCGATGACCGCGCGCAGTCCGTAATGAGCCCTTGTTGAAACTTTCATTGAAAAGAACCTCCGTCTCTGTCGGGTTCGACAAACTTCATCGGACAAAAATCCGTAACGTGCCTCTCGGACAAATTGAACATCTTTTATTTATACGTACAGTGTCGCTAAACTATATCACAAAAACGTCTGACAGTATAGACAGGAATTCAGTTGTCCTCTCAAATAGGCCGCCATCCCAAGTTTCGAAAAGATCGAACGATTTTTTCGAGCGCCGCGGTGCGAAGCACTGCATTTTCAACGATGCACTTTGATTGAGAATAATATCATACTTTTTCTTGATTAAAAAGTCGAACGCAGGGGCGCGGCGAGGAAAATTCACAACGCACGCCGCGCAGCAGCCGAGATCGTCCCGAGCGGCTGGACTTCCTCACGGCGCCCAGCAAACCATGGTAATACTTCCTATGCAAGAATCAGTATCGGCTTACCGACACTTCAGCGAGATCGTTTAAGGAGCCCTGACCTACCATGAACAACTTCCCCGATGCCGCCCAGCAGCAGTTCATCAAGATGACTCAGTCGCCTCTGCGGCCTCTGATTCTCGGCTTGGCCATGCCAACCATCTGCAGCATGCTGATCACTTCCTTTTACAACATGGCCGACACGTTCTTCGTGGCCCGTATCGGCACCAGCGCCGCCGGCGCCGTCGGCGTGGTCTATTCGCTGATGGCGATCATTCAGGCGATCGGTTTCATGTTCGGCATGGGAGCCGGCAGCATCGCCTCGCGGCGTCTGGGCGAACGGAAAGACGACGAGGCCCGAACAGCCACCTCGTCGGCGTTTTTCGCCGCGCTCGCGTTCGGCCTGCTGGTCGCCGCCGGCGGGCTGATCTGGCTGGATCCTTTTATGAGGCTGCTCGGATCGACGGAGACCATTCTGCCCTTCGCGCGTCAATACGCCCGCTGGATCCTGATCGGCGCTCCGCTGATGACGACGTCTTTCGTGATGAATACCAATCTGCGTTCCGAAGGCAAGGCTTTCTTCGCCATGCTCGGCATCGTCACCGGCGGGCTGCTGAACGTGGTGCTGGATCCGCTGTTCATCTTCACGTTCAAAATGGGCATCGCCGGCGCCGCCATCGCCACCGTGCTGAGCCAGTGCGTCAGTTTCTCCATTCTGATGTCGCACTTCATTTTCAAACGCACGGTGCTGCGCATCAGCCCGCGGTATGTGTCCCGTTCGCCCGCCTTTTACGGTCTAATCGTCCGCACCGGCATGCCGACGCTGTTTCGCCAGGGCATGGCTTCGCTGGCCAGTATCGCGCTCAACACCAGCGCCGCCGTCTACGGCGACGCCGCGCTCGCGGCCATGGCCATCGTCATGCGCGTGTCCATGTTCATCGGTTCCATCTTGATCGGCTTCGGGCAGGGTTTCCAGCCCGTGGCCGGCTACAACTTCGGCGCCAAGCGCTACGACCGCGTCATCGAAGCGTATAAATTCTGCGTCCGTACCGGCCTGATCGTGCTGACATGTCTGGCGGCGTTCTTTTTCGTCTTTGCGCCGCAGGTCATCGCCCTGTTTCAAAATACCGATCCGCGCGTTTCTGAGATCGGCTCCTTCGCCTTCCGCGCCCACTGTGTGACGCTCGTCACCCTGCCCGTGACCGCTCTCACCGACATGCTGTTCCAGGTCACCGGGCGCTACAAAGAAGCGTCGTTCCTTTCCGGCGCCCGGCGCGGCTTCTTCTTTATCCCCTGCGTCATCATCCTGCCCCGCTTCATCGGCCTCACCGGCATCCAAATCAGCCAGCCCGTCGCCGACGTCCTCTGCGCCTGTTTCTCCATCCCCCTCGTCAGAAATTACCTCAACTGGATGCGCACGCAGACTTCCGCAGTGAGAACAAATTCCACCACAGAGCAACGGAGAAGCGGAGAATGACAAACTCTAGGTTGCACGTGATTTCCCCTGCTCTCAACTCTTTATGTGATGAAATCGTCAACGGGGTATTTGCCGTACATAAATCTCCGGGCCCCGGACTTCCGGAGCGAGTTTATCAGACATGATGCCTCGCTCACAAGCTCCAACTGCGACGCCTCAAAGTTGAAACCGGTTCATACCGCACAGCTTCTTTCATATATGAAACTCACGAGAAAGACTTTAGGGTATCTTATCAATTTCAACGTTCCGCTGATAAAAGACGGTATTCATCGTCTGTTCCTTCCCTATTCAGCTCGACTTCCGCGGACAATATCATAATAAGCTTAATATTCTCTTTGCATTGCTCCGCTTCGCCGCTTCTCCGTGGCGGGTTTTGTTTTGAGGACTTGACGCCAATCGAACGCGTGGTATAATGCCCTGTGTCACGCGGAGGTGGCGGAATTGGCAGACGCGCAAGACTAAGGATCTTGTGGAGCAATCCATGGGGGTTCGATTCCCCCCCCCGCACCAAACTGTGAACACGAAAAGCGGCTCCGTACGAAGGCACGATTCGTACGGAGCCGCTTTTTCGTTCCCGATCATGCCGGAGCTCGCGGCGTCCAACGGCATTCCGCGACGGATCCGCGCGCTGCCGCTGTCGTTGCGGGAAAACTTCAGTGTTTGCGATTCTTCCTCACAGGCTCTGCTTCAGCAGATCGAGATACAGCATCCCCATGACATTTGTGCTCGACACGGCGACTTTTTTATCGTCTCCCAAATACTTGCCGATTTCCCTTTTGACCCTGTCCAGCTCTTTCTCTCCGTATTCAGGCCCGTAAAGCCAGCTCGTGTAGCGCAGATAGAAATTCTCCGGATCGACGCGTTCTTCTCGATGACTCACGTGTGTCCAAAAGTCAGGATAATAGCCGTCGGCCAGCAGGAGATTGAGAAAATAAACGATGTCGCAGCCTCCGTGCGTATGCGCCTCCCGCCCCAGGGCTGCCGCAATTTTTTCCAGAAAGAGGTCTTGAATCCTCAGCCACGAGCTGATGAAGAGTC
The sequence above is drawn from the Pyramidobacter piscolens W5455 genome and encodes:
- a CDS encoding GxxExxY protein — protein: MKSSTGYLPYINLRAPDFRSEFIRHDASLTSSNCDASKLKPVHTAQLLSYMKLTRKTLGYLINFNVPLIKDGIHRLFLPYSARLPRTIS
- a CDS encoding MATE family efflux transporter — protein: MNNFPDAAQQQFIKMTQSPLRPLILGLAMPTICSMLITSFYNMADTFFVARIGTSAAGAVGVVYSLMAIIQAIGFMFGMGAGSIASRRLGERKDDEARTATSSAFFAALAFGLLVAAGGLIWLDPFMRLLGSTETILPFARQYARWILIGAPLMTTSFVMNTNLRSEGKAFFAMLGIVTGGLLNVVLDPLFIFTFKMGIAGAAIATVLSQCVSFSILMSHFIFKRTVLRISPRYVSRSPAFYGLIVRTGMPTLFRQGMASLASIALNTSAAVYGDAALAAMAIVMRVSMFIGSILIGFGQGFQPVAGYNFGAKRYDRVIEAYKFCVRTGLIVLTCLAAFFFVFAPQVIALFQNTDPRVSEIGSFAFRAHCVTLVTLPVTALTDMLFQVTGRYKEASFLSGARRGFFFIPCVIILPRFIGLTGIQISQPVADVLCACFSIPLVRNYLNWMRTQTSAVRTNSTTEQRRSGE
- a CDS encoding HU family DNA-binding protein; the protein is MTKAELVEFVREKTNLRKVDAANAVAAMLEGVKDTLQKQGKVQIVGFGTFEVRQRSARTGRNPQDPSKTVHIPAKKVPVFKAGKLLREAVDATVAKKAAKKPAPKAAKKGKK
- a CDS encoding RrF2 family transcriptional regulator, which produces MKVSTRAHYGLRAVIAISEMARSGLPVSVSDVAKAENLSDTYLEQLVSKLRRAGILRSYRGARGGYELVRDPDTITVAEVLKAAGEQIIFPECTTPEGCELAHQRGHVCASSHFWQNLNSMVNKIAEETTVGSLIRNYEEEMGEMRAEKRQ
- a CDS encoding VOC family protein; the protein is MYSMAHVGIRVQDLHRSLRFYVDALGGMKDKEFKMPSGSHLVFVRFADFSVELIYKPGDDRVPGRNHLAISVPSMEDALRRLGGCGFDAGPVRPMGDHARNCFLSGPDGEIIELCEGSL
- a CDS encoding acetate--CoA ligase family protein; translation: MWDRGLLIVGDGDGTGTDLRPLALMSDLGRGDFFAVCRESAAAAEWPDEKIDVVMISPGCTNCAPLLKQCLERRIGFVIIGCPRLEREEERRLLREYRAGGGHALGPGSQGFFDWERRLALCWSAAVRMPDSPPQERHVTLIAQGGTVPFSLYAMAVEAGVRFRRVVSLGNCADSDGELLHCMEEAIGDPMTTLLILSFESLSQGRDFLAMASRAAERRLPVVVLRSGVNEAFRDRLARRHVDAAWTDSIMWESVAGQFGVVLLSDAQQIVDLGKLSSLGLPPQGNRVAVLALSEGLAMMQGDQCREAGLDVVEFSPVLRGKIQALLPRWASAANPADLSEQALNREGALDRILDTLQASEECDMILVTTGSLTAAQGERLARAVGTAHRRGGKTLACCCLSRWRPLDEMVRRMNMEGVPLFSSPRRVAEALAALWRIGRDVRPMNELCKPARHPFLDRCPLRLSERDAMALVDAYGLKTVTHRLCTSVTEVLETAHSIGFPLVLKVVSPSFASKQQARAVALNLRTEEELRNAYGRILERTSRVHAGAEIQGVVAQKMVTDGIECMIGIKRDPLFGPVVAVALGGAYYGLMKDISLRVAPVSLETAMDMVRSLKGYPLISGEWSGTPMDVEALAQQIVTLSQMGCAEPDIELLDINPIFIRPRGLGAEVADAFAVRRQKTKD